The genomic segment TGATGACCGTTCTCGAAAAATTCAAACACGGCTCTCACTTTTATTTGATCATTGGGAATATGGAGACAATGCGGCGTGGGGGTCGCGTTTCAAGTAGTCAATTTTTACTTGCGAACATGCTGAACATCAAGCCGATCGTTACGTTCAATGAACTTGGGAAACTCGTTCCCTTTAAAAAGGTCCGCTCCATGAAAAAAGCTTTTCAGGAAATGGCTACAGAGGTCGTGACAAAAGTCCAGGCTTCTGGTCTACACCAGCAAAGACTCTACGTCGGACATACATTGGCGTTAGAAGAAGCTGAACAACTCCGTGATCTGATTCAAGCTAAGCTATCTGATATTTCAATCGAAATCACTCAATTTGGTCCATCTATTTTGTCACATGCAGGTGCCGCTACTATCGGTGTCTATTGGTTCGACCAAATTGAATACCCGTAAAAGTAAGAGAAAAAGCATCCGACGTCACGACGTCGGATGCTTTTTCTGTTACTTTAATGATTCATGTTTGATAACGATGAAATAGCTCTTCCAATAACGCTGATTCATCCTCTACGAAAGAGATCCCTTCATGGGGACGGGTCAGACGTTCCGATAAGGTCATCGCCGGATAAGCTTGCCAGTTCGTCACTTCTACTTCTTCGAGATAGATTAAAATCGACGACATCGTGGCAGGTTGCTGATGTTGTCGTAGCCAATTTTCATATCGCTTATCTGATTTCCCTTCTTTTAGCAGGATTTTCCCGCTCTCAAGAATTGCCCACTTTGGTTTTGCGTCGATTTGAAATAATTCAAGATGTTTAAACTGATCCACCGTTCGATTCGTCACTGGAATCACTTGATTGATTTCAACTAAGCGCTTCAGGCGCAGATGCGCCCGCATCGTCATGAACTGTTTGTTTCCATCCAATCGCTCGACGAGCAATGTCGGTTTGTTCATCGTCCGCATCGTTGCTTCATCGAACAAAATGCTATTGTCAATATCAAGTAACAACATTAAT from the Exiguobacterium oxidotolerans JCM 12280 genome contains:
- a CDS encoding DegV family protein, with translation MDKIAWITDSMAFFREGEAEQIGVHVVPTQLIINGESYREYVDISIEQLDEKMKQHSSAVPTTSQPSFGELVELYERLKSEGYDYGYAIHITSGLSGTYASSVAAAEAVGFPLYAIDSYTGATNQQEMIKISIELATSGMRPENVMTVLEKFKHGSHFYLIIGNMETMRRGGRVSSSQFLLANMLNIKPIVTFNELGKLVPFKKVRSMKKAFQEMATEVVTKVQASGLHQQRLYVGHTLALEEAEQLRDLIQAKLSDISIEITQFGPSILSHAGAATIGVYWFDQIEYP